Proteins encoded by one window of Microbacterium testaceum:
- a CDS encoding KAP family P-loop NTPase fold protein, whose translation MADSNSLPVDHPITSSKHDVLGRAVVARDFARSVRELDASQGVVVGVLGAWGHGKSSFVNLMREDFAEAPVLPVIEFNPWVFSGDQQLTDVFFHEIAAELRLKDQSKFGAIAEGLDKYGDVLSPLAVIPWFGGWFDRAFKAAKAATTWWNDRKKGSRTFRETVSGALKQLDEPVVVVIDDIDRLTTNEIRDIFKLVRLTASFPNIIYVLVFDRRRVEQALTEDGVPGRAYLEKILQLSFDVPMISTEVLRKQVFERLDVVLQEIEGLRFNGAIWPDVYIEIIDPLIGSLRDVTRLALSARPTLRALGQQIEAVDLLALEAVRVFRPEIFQALHDARVALTETHSLWGRTQDPDRKAEIDALLRVAGADGGIVRALIQQLFPAGRTYIENNTYGPEWVDTWKREHRLAYIGYLDLYFGRTLPSDLASFQQAERAYARIADPDALGEYLDSLPREDLESAIGGLEAYQADFSKESVVPASVTLLNRIADMPERRNRGMFDFMRPDMVVTRVVIRLLRRLESETARERAVRAILTGVQSYSSQELLIRSVGRVEDPTNALISAECTAELDDDLLRRVRTTDSPTPEGEWGLFRVLWFVAERDGDDYVPPPLTDAVQIRALLQSAWSVARAQSMGSRHVREEDRLAWDGLVRVAGGEDKLAEAVLRLRESDGPSPLVLLAETYVAGWRPEEF comes from the coding sequence ATGGCCGACTCGAACTCACTGCCCGTCGATCACCCCATCACTTCATCGAAACATGATGTACTCGGCCGTGCGGTTGTCGCACGGGATTTTGCGCGCTCCGTGCGGGAACTAGACGCGTCGCAAGGAGTCGTCGTTGGTGTTTTGGGAGCATGGGGTCACGGCAAGAGTTCCTTCGTCAACCTCATGCGTGAAGATTTCGCTGAGGCGCCGGTGCTGCCGGTCATTGAGTTCAATCCCTGGGTCTTTTCAGGCGACCAGCAGTTAACAGACGTCTTCTTTCATGAGATCGCCGCGGAGCTTCGGCTAAAGGATCAGTCGAAGTTCGGAGCAATCGCCGAAGGGCTCGACAAATACGGGGACGTTCTCAGCCCGCTCGCGGTCATCCCTTGGTTCGGCGGCTGGTTTGACCGTGCATTCAAAGCCGCGAAGGCGGCGACGACTTGGTGGAATGACCGCAAGAAGGGCAGCCGGACATTCAGGGAGACAGTATCCGGCGCGCTGAAGCAACTTGACGAGCCCGTCGTCGTGGTGATCGACGACATCGACAGGCTCACCACCAACGAGATCCGCGACATCTTCAAGTTGGTGCGCCTGACAGCGAGCTTCCCAAATATCATCTACGTGCTCGTATTCGATCGACGAAGGGTTGAACAAGCACTCACGGAAGACGGGGTGCCTGGTAGGGCATACCTCGAAAAAATCCTGCAGCTCAGCTTCGACGTGCCCATGATCTCCACCGAGGTCTTACGCAAGCAAGTGTTCGAGCGGTTGGACGTTGTCCTGCAAGAGATCGAAGGTCTGCGGTTTAACGGAGCCATCTGGCCGGACGTCTACATCGAGATCATCGACCCTTTGATTGGAAGTCTTCGCGACGTCACGAGGCTCGCGCTGTCGGCGCGACCAACTCTTCGTGCGCTCGGTCAGCAGATCGAGGCCGTGGACCTATTGGCGCTCGAAGCGGTGCGTGTGTTTCGACCCGAGATCTTCCAGGCGCTGCATGATGCACGTGTCGCTCTTACCGAGACGCACAGCCTGTGGGGGCGAACTCAGGATCCAGATCGGAAGGCAGAGATCGACGCACTGTTGAGAGTCGCAGGCGCGGATGGAGGCATAGTGCGTGCGCTCATCCAGCAACTGTTCCCCGCTGGACGCACCTACATCGAGAACAACACCTATGGCCCTGAATGGGTCGACACGTGGAAACGTGAACACCGGCTCGCGTATATCGGCTACCTGGATCTCTACTTCGGCCGCACGCTTCCGTCTGATCTGGCGTCGTTCCAGCAAGCCGAACGGGCCTATGCTCGGATCGCCGACCCGGACGCACTTGGAGAGTATCTGGACTCCTTGCCGCGCGAGGACTTGGAGTCAGCAATCGGCGGACTAGAGGCCTATCAGGCGGACTTCTCTAAGGAGTCGGTGGTACCTGCCTCCGTGACCTTGCTCAACCGAATCGCGGATATGCCAGAGCGTCGCAACCGAGGCATGTTCGACTTCATGCGACCGGACATGGTCGTCACGCGCGTTGTCATCCGTCTCTTACGGCGACTCGAGAGTGAGACCGCCAGAGAGCGCGCTGTACGCGCAATTCTTACTGGTGTGCAGTCCTACTCGTCGCAGGAATTGTTGATCCGGAGCGTGGGGCGCGTAGAAGACCCGACCAACGCACTGATCTCGGCCGAGTGCACCGCAGAACTCGACGATGACCTCCTTCGCCGGGTGCGAACAACGGATTCGCCGACGCCGGAAGGAGAGTGGGGTCTGTTTCGGGTCTTGTGGTTCGTCGCGGAGCGCGATGGCGACGACTACGTCCCTCCGCCGTTGACCGACGCCGTGCAGATACGGGCGCTACTTCAGTCGGCTTGGTCTGTAGCCCGTGCGCAATCCATGGGCTCCCGGCACGTCAGAGAAGAGGATCGCCTTGCCTGGGACGGCTTGGTCAGGGTGGCCGGCGGTGAGGACAAGCTTGCGGAGGCGGTTCTTCGGCTCCGTGAATCGGATGGTCCGTCACCTCTCGTGCTTCTCGCGGAAACGTACGTCGCCGGGTGGCGGCCCGAGGAGTTCTAG
- a CDS encoding L,D-transpeptidase family protein, with protein MSTRTTACVGASALLTIFLLAGCTPAATPDAAPSTTVEVQPTPTATPTASAPAATATSATATGATLEVYAEPGGSVTTTLQNPQESGAPLTLLVAATQGDWLQVHLVQRPNGSTGWVKADAVQQHRLEYSLEASTEANTLTLLKNGQVVKSFSAATGTGGTPTPHGEFFITELLEPTNEGYGPFAFGLSAFSDVLSSFGGGPGQIGLHGTDDVESIGQSASHGCIRLSNADITELANLLPLGTPITIS; from the coding sequence GTGTCCACCCGCACGACCGCATGCGTCGGCGCCTCGGCGCTTCTGACGATCTTCCTGCTCGCGGGATGCACTCCCGCGGCCACCCCGGACGCGGCCCCCTCGACGACCGTCGAGGTGCAGCCGACCCCCACCGCGACCCCGACGGCTTCGGCACCCGCGGCGACCGCCACCTCCGCCACAGCGACGGGGGCGACCCTCGAGGTGTACGCCGAGCCGGGCGGCAGCGTGACCACCACCCTGCAGAACCCGCAGGAATCCGGCGCGCCCCTCACCCTTCTCGTCGCCGCGACGCAGGGGGACTGGCTGCAGGTGCACCTCGTCCAGCGGCCCAACGGCAGCACGGGCTGGGTCAAGGCCGATGCCGTCCAGCAGCACCGTCTCGAGTACAGCCTCGAAGCCTCCACCGAAGCCAACACGCTCACCCTGCTCAAGAACGGGCAGGTGGTGAAGTCCTTCAGCGCGGCCACCGGCACCGGTGGCACGCCGACCCCGCACGGTGAGTTCTTCATCACCGAGCTGCTCGAGCCGACCAACGAGGGCTACGGACCGTTCGCCTTCGGGCTCTCGGCGTTCTCGGACGTGCTCTCGAGCTTCGGCGGCGGGCCCGGCCAGATCGGCCTGCACGGTACCGACGACGTCGAGAGCATCGGCCAGTCGGCCAGCCACGGGTGCATCCGTCTGTCGAATGCCGACATCACCGAGCTGGCGAACCTGCTGCCGCTCGGCACCCCCATCACCATCAGCTGA
- a CDS encoding DUF1295 domain-containing protein: protein MTAPVPSTSERSPAAQNRTALVAVVVALVVGAGLAVAGSFRGAQVGGVPVFAIAVTAAFVIQFLVFIPSAVRRTELFFDLTGSLTFIAVSITLALLAPAQDARGWILAAMVVVWAARLGSFLFARVHRAGTDGRFDEIKTNPLRFFQVWCIQGLWVALTASAAWIATSADAADRASLDGFAVAGIVVWLAGMVFEVVADLQKQAFRADPANKGEFIRTGLWSRSRHPNYFGEILVWVGVFVVAVPVLQGWQWVAVLSPLFVVLLLTRVSGIPLLEKRADERWGDRADYRAYRDRTPVLIPALTARSGS from the coding sequence ATGACCGCACCCGTTCCCTCCACCTCGGAACGATCGCCCGCGGCCCAGAACCGCACGGCGCTCGTCGCGGTGGTGGTGGCCCTCGTCGTCGGCGCGGGGCTCGCTGTCGCCGGGAGCTTCCGCGGAGCGCAGGTCGGTGGCGTCCCGGTCTTCGCGATCGCCGTGACGGCCGCTTTCGTGATCCAGTTCCTCGTCTTCATCCCCTCAGCCGTGCGTCGCACCGAGCTTTTCTTCGACCTGACCGGCAGCCTCACCTTCATCGCCGTCTCGATCACCCTCGCCCTGCTCGCCCCCGCGCAGGACGCCCGCGGGTGGATCCTCGCCGCGATGGTCGTCGTGTGGGCGGCGCGTCTCGGCTCGTTCCTCTTCGCGCGCGTGCACCGCGCGGGCACCGACGGACGCTTCGACGAGATCAAGACGAACCCGCTGCGCTTCTTCCAGGTGTGGTGCATCCAGGGACTCTGGGTGGCCCTCACCGCCTCGGCCGCGTGGATCGCCACGAGCGCGGATGCCGCCGACCGGGCGTCGCTCGACGGGTTCGCGGTCGCGGGGATCGTCGTGTGGCTCGCCGGGATGGTGTTCGAGGTCGTCGCCGACCTGCAGAAGCAGGCCTTCCGCGCCGACCCCGCGAACAAGGGCGAGTTCATCCGCACGGGCCTGTGGTCGCGGTCGCGCCACCCCAACTACTTCGGCGAGATCCTCGTGTGGGTCGGCGTCTTCGTCGTCGCCGTGCCCGTGCTGCAGGGCTGGCAGTGGGTCGCCGTCCTGTCGCCGCTGTTCGTGGTGCTGTTGCTGACGCGGGTCAGCGGCATCCCTCTGCTCGAGAAGCGCGCCGACGAGCGCTGGGGCGACCGGGCCGACTACCGCGCCTACCGCGATCGCACCCCGGTGCTTATCCCGGCGCTGACCGCGCGGTCGGGGTCGTGA
- a CDS encoding helix-turn-helix domain-containing protein has translation MSLTDSLRRARKRSGASLRSVAARSGVGASNLSAIENGRRDPTSSTVDRLSSAIGIEWVPVATQGRASAARALEDIARAEAEGQFAQAYRRFIQLADDLASADAVTRVLLSAEKPEEVPSRWVDAVAALLEVRLREVSAPVPSWVIEQGGHPDALWEPQRGTRPIALTADLGQVLPEFVRRGVAIEQGELVSV, from the coding sequence ATGAGTCTGACGGATTCTTTGCGGAGGGCGCGCAAGCGCTCTGGCGCGAGCCTTCGGAGCGTTGCCGCGCGCTCGGGTGTGGGCGCCAGCAACCTCAGCGCGATCGAGAACGGCCGGCGCGACCCGACGTCGTCGACTGTGGACCGACTGTCATCCGCGATCGGAATCGAGTGGGTCCCGGTTGCAACGCAGGGGCGGGCATCAGCCGCACGAGCGTTGGAGGACATTGCGCGCGCCGAGGCGGAGGGTCAGTTCGCTCAGGCATACCGGCGGTTCATCCAGCTCGCCGATGATCTCGCCTCCGCCGATGCCGTGACACGGGTTCTCCTGTCCGCAGAGAAACCAGAGGAGGTGCCGTCGCGCTGGGTGGATGCCGTCGCAGCTCTCCTCGAGGTGCGTTTGCGGGAAGTGTCCGCTCCCGTCCCGTCCTGGGTGATCGAACAGGGTGGTCATCCAGATGCCCTGTGGGAGCCGCAACGCGGTACCCGCCCTATTGCGCTGACCGCCGATCTCGGCCAGGTGCTCCCTGAATTTGTTCGCCGAGGCGTCGCGATCGAGCAGGGCGAGCTGGTGAGCGTCTAG
- a CDS encoding nucleotidyl transferase AbiEii/AbiGii toxin family protein produces the protein MTRDDIIDGIREIIARLTHAGVSATIQIVGGAAIALTIDGDRPATVDVDGPFTPPEAVEAVTIEIAQERDWPLDWVNDKAKIFLPDGMGRSAEWVTLYDQDGILIQAASAAMLLAMKLRAAERRGLRDFGDVDVLLTVLGIRTADEAEDLMNEFFPSEDLSPRTYDRVQKLLDAGPRVGSLPDLPDLFP, from the coding sequence TTGACCCGCGATGACATCATCGACGGGATCCGCGAGATCATTGCCCGCCTCACGCACGCCGGCGTCTCGGCGACCATCCAGATCGTGGGTGGAGCCGCCATCGCGCTCACCATCGATGGGGACCGCCCCGCGACGGTCGACGTGGACGGACCCTTCACCCCACCGGAGGCCGTTGAGGCGGTCACCATTGAGATCGCGCAAGAACGTGACTGGCCGCTGGACTGGGTCAACGACAAGGCGAAGATTTTTCTCCCGGATGGGATGGGCCGCAGCGCCGAGTGGGTGACCCTCTACGACCAGGACGGCATACTCATCCAGGCAGCGTCCGCGGCGATGCTCCTGGCCATGAAACTTCGCGCGGCCGAGCGACGAGGGCTACGAGACTTCGGCGACGTCGACGTGTTGCTGACGGTCCTCGGAATCCGGACGGCTGATGAGGCCGAAGACCTGATGAACGAGTTCTTCCCCTCCGAAGACCTTTCTCCCCGGACGTACGACCGAGTGCAGAAGCTGCTCGACGCTGGGCCACGCGTCGGTTCTCTTCCGGACCTTCCTGATCTTTTCCCGTAA
- a CDS encoding RCC1 domain-containing protein — MASKEISGNTIASATLGAPTNLAIAPDSTSGNVVSWSSATSQTWAQANGISNGITYSVQRTLPSQSPTTVYTGTGQSYTDPSSAPKATQFVQVSAGNNHVLALAQDGTVWAWGTGDHGQLGTGGTYDSTLPVYVPLRAKATQVEASSGGFSLALLEDGSVWAWGRNTFGQLGDGSTTERYSPVQVVFPAGVTIGALGDLTNALYASYAITPTGTLYSWGHNDRYQLGLGDTVDRVYPTAVPDVTVTAVSAGAEHAAARSTGGDVLTWGDGSKRQLGRNSSVKSKPSAVSFQSQVGANGFKQVSSGAYFVIAQDYDGRIWTWGSMQDDVSPVRILPEVIVSGGFNYIDAGAISACAQRTDSQVLCWGSNDVGLLMDGTTTSSSTPVTATSATSKSLTSLSISGSQALGIVQPSQGSGTNIWAWGNGPRGSGDGSTLGSPSQVRGPGSCPSGMALKGGYCAPPPGTRYSVSYTYAGWKSGVAEATANG, encoded by the coding sequence ATGGCATCGAAGGAAATCAGCGGGAACACGATTGCCTCCGCAACTCTGGGCGCTCCGACCAACCTAGCCATCGCGCCGGACAGCACGAGCGGGAACGTCGTGTCGTGGTCATCTGCTACGTCGCAGACCTGGGCCCAGGCAAACGGCATATCCAATGGCATCACTTACAGCGTGCAGCGCACTCTGCCCAGTCAGTCCCCGACGACCGTGTATACCGGCACGGGTCAGTCATACACCGACCCCTCCTCCGCGCCCAAGGCTACGCAATTCGTTCAAGTTTCGGCAGGCAACAATCACGTCCTCGCCCTTGCGCAGGATGGAACGGTGTGGGCCTGGGGAACGGGGGATCACGGACAGCTCGGTACTGGCGGCACCTACGATTCGACGCTCCCCGTCTACGTCCCCCTGCGCGCCAAGGCCACACAAGTAGAGGCCTCCTCGGGGGGCTTCTCGCTAGCGCTCCTCGAGGATGGGTCTGTCTGGGCTTGGGGGCGTAATACCTTCGGGCAGTTGGGCGACGGATCAACGACAGAACGCTACTCTCCGGTACAAGTGGTTTTCCCTGCGGGGGTCACAATTGGCGCGCTTGGAGATCTGACGAACGCCCTCTACGCAAGCTACGCGATCACCCCGACTGGCACCTTGTATTCGTGGGGTCACAATGATCGGTATCAGTTGGGCCTCGGCGATACAGTCGACAGGGTCTACCCAACCGCTGTTCCGGATGTTACCGTCACAGCCGTCTCGGCCGGTGCGGAGCATGCCGCAGCGCGGAGCACCGGAGGAGATGTCCTAACCTGGGGCGATGGCTCGAAACGTCAGCTGGGTCGGAACTCTTCGGTAAAGAGCAAACCATCGGCGGTTTCTTTCCAAAGCCAAGTAGGCGCGAACGGATTCAAGCAAGTCTCGTCCGGTGCGTATTTCGTCATTGCGCAGGATTATGACGGACGCATTTGGACGTGGGGGTCAATGCAAGATGATGTATCACCTGTTCGAATTCTTCCTGAGGTAATCGTTTCCGGTGGATTCAATTACATCGACGCAGGAGCGATTAGCGCCTGCGCACAAAGAACCGATTCACAAGTACTGTGTTGGGGTTCGAACGACGTGGGACTATTGATGGACGGAACAACGACATCAAGCTCTACACCGGTCACGGCCACGTCTGCCACCTCCAAAAGTCTCACGTCGCTCAGCATCTCCGGCTCTCAAGCGTTGGGCATCGTTCAACCATCCCAGGGCTCCGGAACAAACATATGGGCCTGGGGAAACGGCCCCCGCGGCAGCGGGGATGGGTCCACTCTTGGCTCTCCGTCACAAGTTCGTGGCCCCGGCAGTTGTCCATCCGGCATGGCACTCAAAGGCGGATATTGTGCCCCACCACCCGGAACGCGATATTCCGTGAGTTACACGTACGCCGGGTGGAAGTCGGGCGTAGCCGAGGCCACCGCGAACGGGTAG
- a CDS encoding ArsR family transcriptional regulator, with amino-acid sequence MDDLQRRVDAFAALGDRGRLRIVDLLAVGDMSSSEIAAALGMKSNLVAFHTNVLHERGIVRRVRSEFDGRRTYLQLIPEAFSALGAVPTPVAGRVVFVCTANSARSQLAQAIWADHSDIPAASAGMHPADHVNPGAIAAATRHRISLDPDATPRSLDQVARPGDFLISVCDQAHEQMRGRDDVHWSIRDPARIGSAEAFDATVSALRSRIAAVAAQLVAA; translated from the coding sequence ATGGACGACCTTCAGCGCAGAGTCGACGCTTTTGCGGCGCTCGGGGATCGCGGTCGCCTGCGCATCGTCGACCTTCTGGCGGTCGGCGACATGTCGTCGAGCGAGATCGCCGCGGCCCTCGGGATGAAATCGAATCTCGTGGCGTTCCACACCAATGTGCTGCACGAGCGGGGAATCGTGCGGCGGGTGCGGTCCGAGTTCGACGGGCGCCGCACCTACCTGCAATTGATTCCCGAGGCGTTCTCGGCGCTCGGGGCCGTTCCCACCCCGGTCGCGGGTCGTGTCGTCTTCGTCTGCACCGCCAATTCCGCGCGTTCGCAGCTCGCCCAGGCGATCTGGGCGGACCACAGCGACATTCCCGCTGCCTCCGCCGGAATGCACCCCGCCGATCACGTGAATCCCGGGGCGATCGCCGCGGCAACCCGACACCGCATTTCTCTGGACCCGGATGCCACGCCCCGATCACTCGACCAGGTCGCGCGCCCCGGCGATTTCTTGATCAGCGTCTGCGACCAGGCGCACGAGCAGATGCGGGGCCGCGACGATGTGCATTGGTCGATCCGCGATCCCGCGAGAATCGGCAGCGCCGAGGCCTTCGATGCGACCGTTTCCGCGCTGCGCTCCCGCATTGCGGCAGTGGCCGCGCAGCTTGTCGCGGCGTGA
- a CDS encoding DUF6458 family protein translates to MGIGSGIALFVIGAILAFAVNLDLGGVANLQTIGYILMAAGVVIFLISLVFMFRRRSVESTTRSTVDPASGQSVTTRRTSDNGDPLV, encoded by the coding sequence ATGGGTATCGGCAGCGGCATCGCCCTTTTCGTGATCGGCGCCATCCTGGCCTTCGCGGTCAATCTCGACCTCGGTGGCGTGGCGAACCTTCAGACCATCGGATACATCCTGATGGCCGCGGGCGTCGTCATCTTCTTGATCAGCCTGGTCTTCATGTTCCGTCGTCGTTCGGTCGAGTCCACGACCCGTTCCACGGTCGACCCGGCCAGCGGCCAGAGCGTCACCACCCGTCGCACCAGCGACAACGGCGACCCCCTCGTGTGA
- a CDS encoding HEAT repeat domain-containing protein → MRGTPPPVGPGCAPEAALAAGTRPDDRYVDVLVARCAVESDFFVRDMLTWALTRHDPARTVPALLPEVGSEIPQARSQALHTLSKIGDPIAYTAITPAVLRDRHPEVARAAWRTASGLVPDDQRESLADELSTQFGRGDHDTQRSLSRAFAAIGWRAEPTVERAAASPYDVVSAHARATAIIMDDPDADFAAAAVEARRLVAQRALPAED, encoded by the coding sequence CTGCGGGGTACTCCCCCGCCAGTAGGTCCGGGTTGCGCTCCTGAGGCCGCGCTCGCCGCGGGAACGCGACCCGATGATCGCTACGTCGACGTGCTCGTGGCGCGGTGCGCGGTCGAATCCGACTTCTTCGTGCGCGACATGCTGACGTGGGCGCTCACGCGCCACGACCCCGCGCGCACCGTGCCCGCCCTGCTCCCCGAGGTGGGGTCCGAGATCCCCCAGGCGCGGAGCCAGGCCCTGCACACCCTGTCGAAGATCGGCGACCCGATCGCCTACACGGCGATCACGCCGGCGGTGCTGCGCGACAGACACCCCGAGGTGGCCCGGGCGGCCTGGCGGACGGCATCCGGTCTCGTTCCCGACGACCAGCGCGAAAGCCTCGCCGACGAGCTGTCGACGCAGTTCGGCCGGGGCGATCACGACACGCAGCGCAGCCTCAGCCGGGCGTTCGCCGCGATCGGCTGGCGCGCCGAGCCCACCGTCGAACGCGCGGCGGCCTCGCCGTACGACGTCGTCAGCGCGCACGCGCGGGCCACCGCGATCATCATGGACGACCCGGATGCCGACTTCGCCGCCGCCGCGGTCGAGGCGCGGCGCCTCGTGGCCCAGCGCGCGCTGCCCGCGGAGGACTGA
- a CDS encoding serine/threonine-protein kinase: protein MGTPNATLPSLEGAFAGRYRLIEPLGSDREGTVYRARDDVLARDVAVKVFPLDPDEVAHPRRRLAAARILTALDHPSLVTLYDAHLTREGHGYLVMELIPGPTLRQHLDDHGALAPDVAAGLLQDVAEGLAAIHEVGIVHQHLESSNVLLRPERAAPRPFTAVLADFGVTQVLGARPATAQTHPDAEYLPPERLHGEPATPASDIYALGLLAQEMLTAEGPLSGGAMQELVLGPLDYDPEVPQGFGYGWEVLLTAMTDPNPAGRPTAGEVADLARELRSGPVPEDSPAVAAVSADSTAVAAVTADAEPVTALRAVKQARETSARRRRPPLWAWVTHYH from the coding sequence ATGGGCACCCCCAACGCGACGCTCCCGTCGCTCGAGGGCGCCTTCGCGGGGCGTTACCGGCTGATCGAGCCCCTCGGCTCCGACCGCGAGGGCACCGTGTACCGGGCGCGCGACGACGTGCTCGCGCGCGATGTGGCGGTGAAGGTCTTTCCTCTCGACCCCGACGAGGTCGCTCATCCCCGCCGGCGACTCGCGGCCGCGCGCATCCTCACCGCCCTCGATCACCCGTCGCTCGTGACGCTGTACGACGCGCACCTCACGCGCGAGGGGCATGGCTACCTGGTCATGGAGCTCATCCCGGGTCCGACCCTGCGCCAGCATCTCGACGACCACGGCGCGCTGGCTCCCGACGTCGCCGCGGGACTGCTCCAAGATGTGGCCGAGGGCCTCGCCGCGATCCACGAGGTCGGTATCGTCCACCAGCACCTCGAGTCCTCGAACGTGCTGTTGCGCCCCGAGCGCGCCGCGCCCCGCCCCTTCACCGCCGTCCTCGCGGACTTCGGCGTGACCCAGGTTCTCGGCGCCCGGCCCGCCACCGCGCAGACGCATCCGGATGCCGAATACCTCCCGCCCGAGCGACTGCACGGAGAGCCCGCGACCCCGGCATCCGACATCTACGCCCTGGGCTTGTTGGCGCAGGAGATGCTCACGGCCGAGGGTCCGTTGAGCGGCGGTGCGATGCAGGAGCTCGTGCTCGGCCCCCTGGACTACGACCCCGAGGTGCCGCAGGGCTTCGGCTACGGCTGGGAGGTGCTGCTCACGGCCATGACCGACCCGAATCCCGCGGGCCGTCCGACCGCCGGCGAGGTGGCCGATCTCGCGCGCGAGCTGCGGAGCGGGCCCGTGCCAGAGGATTCGCCGGCCGTCGCCGCGGTCTCGGCGGACTCCACCGCCGTGGCCGCCGTCACCGCCGATGCCGAGCCGGTCACCGCGCTCCGCGCCGTGAAACAGGCGCGGGAGACGTCGGCGCGACGCCGTCGACCCCCGCTGTGGGCCTGGGTCACGCACTACCACTGA